The Planctellipticum variicoloris DNA window CTCTACCTGGCCTTCGGCCTCACGCCGCGCAAGACCGGCAAGGACGATCTGGCGCTGACGGAAAGCGAACTGGAGCAGGCCCTGTCGGCCCGACCGGGCTGGCATCCGACCGGCTGGACCGTCGACCAGGCGGCCCGCCTGGCGCTGCTCCTCTCACTGCCGGAGATGGAAGCCGCCGAGTACGTCGGCACGCTGGATCAGCTTTTCGCCACGGGAGAGGTGCACGAGCTGCTGGCTCTGTACCAGGGCTTGGGGCTCTATCCGCATCAGGCGGATTTTCAACTGCGGTGTGCCGAGGGGATTCGCTCCAACATTCGCGGCGTCTTCCTGGCGATCGCCCACGGCAATCCGTACCCGGCGGAGCAGCTCGGCGAGGACCCGTGGAACCAGCTCATCCTGAAGTGTCTGTTCGTCGGCACGACGCTCGAACCAGTGGTCGGCATCGACCAGCGGTCCAATCCCGCTCTGGCCCGAATGCTGACCGATTTCGCCCACGAACGCTGGGCCGCGAAACGCCCCGTCAGCCCGGAATTGTGGCGCTGCGTCGGTCCCCATGCCGATGACGGCATGTTGGCGGATCTGCGGAAGGTCCTGACGACAGGGAGCGAGGTCGAGCGTCACGCCGCCGCCCTGGCCCTGGCGAGCTGCCCGCGGCCCGAAGCGGCTCAAATCCTCAAAGAAGCGCCGGAGCTGGAAGAGGGCGTGCGGAACGGGGCGATCACCTGGAGCAAAGTGGCCGCCCAGGTCGCCTAACCAACAAGGAATCGTGCGATGCCTCTGACCATCACCGACGAAGAACTGCAGGCCGCAGGCGTCAGCGCCGAGGAAGCACGGCTGGAGCTGGCCTGCCGGCTGTTTCAGGCCGGCAAGCTCGACCTGTGGCCCACGGCGCAACTGGCCGGACTGACGCGGGTGCAGATGGAGGAGGCGCTGCACGATCGGAAGATCCCGATTTACACGATCACATACGAAGAACTTCAGAAGGAGCTGCGCGTGCTGGACCAGATGAGGGCCGATCGTGCCGCCGCTTGTGGTCAGTGACACGTCTCCACTGCGCGCCCTCGTATTCCTTGGGCGGATGGACATCCTCGAATCGATGTTCGAGCAAATATACGTTCCACCCGCGGTCGTGACCGAATGTCGCTCAGGCCGCTCCCCGTTTCTCTTCGATGTTTCGTCCTACGAGTTCGTCGAAGTGATTGCACCTTCCAATTCCGAACGGGTCGCCGAACTCAAACTGCGGCTTGATGCAGGTGAGGCTGAAGCTATTGCCGTCGCGGAAGAACTGGGAATTCGCAGCCTCCTGATCGACGAGCACCGCGGACGAATGGAGGTGGAGCATCTGGGACTGCATGCGATTGGAACTGTCGGCCTGTTGATCAACGCAAAGCAAAACAATCTCGTTACCGCTGTACGGCCGCTGCTGTCCCGACTTCGCGAAGAATTGAACTTTTATCTGTCTGAACAGTTCATCGAACAAGCCTTGAAAGCGATCGGCGAAGCCTGAAATCGCCTTCGACTGGAGAACGAGCGGCAATGCGTTTCATCGACCCCCACATCCACATGGTTTCCCGCACCACCGACGACTACGAGGCGATGGCCGCCCAGGGTGTCGTCGCGGTCATCGAACCCGCCTTCTGGCAGGGGCAGCCCCGCACGGAAGTCGGGACGTTCAAAGACTACTTCTCGATGCTCGTCGGCTTCGAGCGGTTCCGGGCCGCCCAGTTCGGCATCCGGCACTACTGCACGATGGGGCTCAACAGCAAGGAGGCCAACAACGAGCCCCTTGCCGAGCAGGTGATGGACCTGCTGCCGCTGTTCTGCACGAAGGAAGGGGTCGTCGCCATCGGTGAGATCGGCTACGACGACCAGACCCCGACCGAGGAGAAATTCTTCCGGCTGCAGCTCGAACTGGCCAAGGAAGTCGGCCTGCCGGTGCTGATCCATACGCCCCACCGCAATAAGAAGCAGGGGACGTTCCGCAGCATGGACGTCATCGAAGAACACAACATCCAGCCGCACATGGTCGTGATCGATCACAACAACGAGGAAACCTGCAAAGAGGTCCTCGACCGGGGTTACTGGTGCGGCTTCACGATCTACCCCAAGACCAAGATGGGGAACGAGCGGATGGTTGAAGTCGTCCGGCAGTACGGCAGCGAACGGGTCATCATCGACTCGTCCGCCGACTGGGGCGTCTCCGACTCGCTCGCCGTCCCCAAGACCGCCCGGCTGATGCTCGAACGGGGAATCGCCGCCCCGGACGTCGAACTGGTCTGCTACAAGAACGCGATTGCCGTCTACGCCCAGAGCGGCCAGTTCAGCGAAGACGACTGGCTCAACCCGCCCCCGGTCGACCAGCGCTCGCTCTTCGAAGGCAACAGCGTCCTCCGCGGCGGCCAGACGCCGAAAATCGAAGAACCGGACAAGGAAGAGGGAATCATCCGGTAGCCCGGTCGGCCTCTCACCGGAGAAGAGAAGAAGTTTTCACCGCAGAGACGCGGAGGACGCGGAGAAGACAATCAGGAAAGTGAAAAGTGAGTATTGAGTAGTAATGAGTGCAAAGCAACAGAGAACATGATCCGCAGCCGGGTAGCGACTTCTTCATTTTGCACTTCTCACTCACCACTACTCACTTTTCACTTTCCTCAATCTTCTCCGGCGTATTCTCCGCGCCTCCGCGGTAAAGTTCTCTTCGTCCTCCACTTCACGCAAACGGCAGCGGCTCGTACTCGCCCCCCAGGATCTCCGCCGATCGCACGCCCAGCCATTTGTCGAGCAGCGTCGCGTAGACCCGGCGGAAGTCGGTTGTGAATTTCTGGTCGCCGTCGTCAAGGTCGGTCAGGCTCGGGAACTTGCCGCAGAAGCCCGGCGTCCCCGTTGGCGAAACGACGAACAGCGAAGAGGCCGCCCCATGGTCGGTCCCCAGGCTGCCGTTCTCCTTGACCCGCCGGCCGAACTCGGAAAACGTCGACAGCAGCACGCGATCCGCCAGGCCGTGACCGGTCAGGTCGGCATGGAAGGCGGCGATCGCGTTCCCCAGTTCGCCCAGCAGTGCCGCATGGCCTGGTTGCTGTTGCGAATGCGTATCGAAGCCGTCCAGGCCCACCAGATAGATTCGCGGCGGCAATCCGGCGCCAATCATCTGCGCGACGAGCTTGAGCTGGTTCGCCAGGTGCGTCGCCGGATACTCCTTCGCCGGAGAATAGCCGGCCGAAAGGCTCTTCAATCGCTCGGAACTGGTCACTGCGGTCCGCAGCGACTTTCGCAGGAAATCCAGCTCGCCACCCGGCTGTGCGCCAGTCGTTGACAGAATCTCATCGCGGGCTGACTTCAGTTTCCCCTGCAACCCGGAGGGCAACTGCGGATCGTTGAGGTGGTAGTCTTCGAGCCGCTTCAGCACCGGGACGTTGACCTGCCGGCTGACCAGCAGCAGCGGCAGCCGCTCCATTCCCAGCGCCAGCCCCTCGGCCCGCTCCGGATGATGCTGAAGTTGCCATTCGAGCGTCCGCCCCAGCCAGCCGTCCTGCGGCGTTGGATTCTCCGGCTGCGCGCTGTGCCAGATATCCATCGAACGGAAGTGCGACCGGTCGGGCTGCGGATAGCCCACCCCTTGCACGATCGACAGTTTCCCGGCGTCGTGCAGTTCCTTGAGTCCCGTCAGCGACGGGTGCAGCCCGAACTCGTCGTCGAGTTTCAGCACGGCCCCCTTGCCGATACCGATCCCCGGCCGCGCGCGGTGGTAGTCGTCGCTGGCATACGGCACAACGGTATTCAGCCCGTCGTTCCCCCCCGCCAGTTGCACGAGGACCAGCACCCGCTGGTCCGGCCCGGCGGCCGCCTGTTCCGCCGCGGCATGCAACCACTGCGGCGCCCGACCAACACCCAGCGTCACCGCGCTCGCTGCACCCAGTACGGACAGAAACTCGCGTCGCGTCGATTTGAGAGACATAGTCACCACTCCGCAAGGCTTTCGATGCATACTCGTTCCCAAGCTCTGCCTGGGAACGTCAATCTTCGACGCTCTGCGTCATGCTGTCTTCTTGTCTGAAAATAGTTCACAGAAGACGCGAGGTTGTCTGAAAATAGTTCACAGAAGACGCGAGGCGATTACATCAACTGATATTCAGGCGACTGCAACGCCAGTTGCAGCGCCGCCTGGCCGGCTTGGCTGTCGCCGGTTTGTGTCATCGTCCGGATCTGAGCGACCGTTTCCGCATCCGCCTCGCCGCCGAGAACGATCGACTGCAGAAACGCCACGGCCGAATCCGGCTGAGCAAGCTGGCCGCGGACGGCGTCGGTCAGGACGCCGAAACGACCGCTCGTGGCAACGTCCGTCGCCGCGTTGGCCCGCAGGATCAGCGTCGACGAGGTGATCCACAGTCGCTGACCGTCCCAGCCTTTGACCGACGGCGGGGCGAAGAGACTCTGCCCCAGTTCGGCCAGAGTCTGCGCGACCGGCTGCCAGCGAACGGCCTCCAACAGGCTGTGAGTCATGCCGAGGACAAAGTCGAGCGGCGACTTGATCAACGACCGACGATGACGGGCGTCGTAGAAGAGCTGCGACCGCGCCAGTTCATTCATTACCGGCCCGATCACCAGCCCGTGCAGCCGCAGTCGTTCGGCGACCGCGGTGATCTCCGCCTCGCCTGGTTCGGGCATGACGAATGTCCGCAACAGCTTGAACGCCAGATAGCGTGCACACGCCGGCTGCTTCAAGCACAGTTCGACGACTGAGTTGCCGTCGAACATTCCGGTTTCGCCGAAGATCGTCTTCGGGCGGGGATCGTGCTGGTTGTCGTTGAACCAGAACTCGCCGTCGCGAAGCTGCCAGCCGCTGAAGGCGCGGGCCGCCTCCTGGATGTCCTTTTCCGAGTAGTTGCCAACCCCCAGGCTGAACAGCTCCATCACTTCGCGGGCGAAGTTTTCGTTCGGATGCCGCCGGCGGTTGGCTTCTCCATCCAGCCAGACCAGCATCGCCGGGTCGCGCGCCATGCCGCGCAGCAGCTTCGCAAACGAACCGGACGCCTCCGACCGCTGCAGGTCGTTCTGCCTCAGCATCAGCGAGACCGATCGGACTTTCTCCTGCGAGGTGGCGAAGTGGTTGTGCCACAGCAGCGTGAGCTTCTCGGTCAGCGGGTTGGCAGAATGCACCATCCGGTACAGCCACCAGACCTGCAGATCGCTCAGATTTCCCGTGGCGACGGCCGTTGTTCGAAGGACGCCATCGACTTCCTGAAACTCCGCCGATTCCGGCTGCGGTGAAAGCAACCGATCGAGCGTCGCCTGGCGACCGGCCGCCACCGCCTGTTTCAGTTGATCCGGCGAATACCCGAACTGCAGCCGACGGAGCGTATGCGCGGCATCGGCCAGCGTCCACCGCGTGGAATCCGCAACCGGCGCCAGCATCCCTTGTGGAGGAGCAAGACTCGGCATGGTTACCACCCTCCCTGGAAGCGCCAGACGTACCCGTCCGGCTGCAGCGTCGACGACAGCGAGACCGGCCGCAGGCGGCGGAGCAGATTCAACGCGTCGTTGAGACCGTTCGCGGCCTGGTCGGCCGACCGGCCGTCCTGCACGGCCTTCGCCTCGATGATCGCCCGATTGGACTCCAGCAGATCCGCAACCACCGCCGGAACGACCTCAAACGACCAGTCCGGCCGGTCCGCCGCTTGGCCTGAAGAGGCTCCAGGCGGGCTCTGCATCGCATCAATCAACTGACGGCAGAGATCCTGGCTGGTCGCCATGATAAAGTGCCGTCCGACGCGGGCCGACGACGGCTGGAAGTTGAACGCGATCGGGAGATCGGCCCCCTTCGGCGTCTGCAGGTATTTCGCGTAAGAAAGCTGGACGTCTTTGTAGGTTTCCGAAGACATCACCCACGGAATCCGCTTCTCCTGCCCGGCCTGCAGATTGACCACCGCGGTGATCGTCTGAAACACCATCTGCAACAGATCCGAGGCCTGCTCGGGCTGTTCCAGCTCCACGATGATCGCCGTTCCGGGCAACTGCACTCCGGGGCGTCCTTCCAGATGAGCGAACGATTGCGGAGCCGAGATAATCTGCAGGCGCTTGCTGAACAGCGGCAGCACGTCGGCCCGGAAGTCTTTGCCGGGCATGAATGTGGCGAGCCCGGTTTCGAACTTGTCGAATTCCGGCAGAATCTGTTCGATCATCAGCGACTCGCGCTGGCCGTACCACGCAGCCCAGTCGCGGACGATCGAAATGCTGGCCGCCTGTGGCCCGAGACGCGTCTGCAGATCGGTCGGGACCGGCGGCAGAAGTGTCTGGTGAGCGGCATCGATTTCCGCCGGCTTGCCGGGGACGAACGCCTCCAGCCCCCACGAGGATTCGCCCAGGTCGAGCGTCGCCGTCAGGTAGTCGGCGTGAGACACATACTCGACAACGCCCCCCAGGAGCAACGACGCCAATGGATTGTCGAGTTTGTCCGGCAGCAGGCGGTCCTGTTGCAGCAGTTCGCGAATTCGATCGTAGTCCGCCCAGGCTTCGAGCTTCGTGTCTCCCCGGTCCGAGTGCCGGGCTTTCTTCCAGGCCTCGGACGCGGCGAGGTTCCCGCCGGCATCCGACCGCAGAGCGGCTTCGACCTGATCCACCAGCGATCGCTGGTTGCTGACTGCGATCCAGCGGTCCTGCAGGATCATCGCCGAGCCGTCGACGTTCACCAGCCGCAGGCCGCCGCCGTCGATCTCTTCGGTCTTCACTTTGTCGGCAGTGAGCTGCACCAGCGGTTCGAGACGGGTGCGGATATGGGTGGCAATTTCGGGGGACTCGGTCCGAATCAACCCCAGCACGACCGGCTTGTCGCCACTCTCGGGAGCGTAAACTCCGACGATCCAGCGGTCGCCGATCAGGTCGCGGGTCATCGACCAGAGGTCTTTGCCGTACTGGACCTGGGCCACGGCGATTCCGCCGCGGACCTTTCGCCCCTGCGGGGAGTCGATGAACTCCTTGTAGTTCGGACTGGCGAGGATCGCCTTGACCAGCTCGGACTCCTCCAGCCGGGTCACCACCTCGCTCCAGCCGCGGCCCTCCAGCGTGCCAACCGCCCCGGCGGGCAGATAGCGGGACAGGGACTCGTCAGACGCATGAACGGCCGGTAGCGTCAGCAGAACCGCGAACAGGGTCGCGCACCAGCAACGAAACAGGGACAGCATGGCAGAAACTCCCGGCGAGACAGGTCTCAGGCAGAGTGGACTGCATTGAGATACCCGCACGACACCGGGGGAGTTTCAGTCGATTGATCTGATCCCGACGTTGGTTTGCATGCGGGTTTCTACCGCCCTCTGCGTTCGCGGGCATACCGCACCCGGCAGCCGCGGGCGATCGTTTCCGTCACTTCAGGCTTCCTCCCGGCCAGCGCGGCAGCGATCGCCTCCTCGACATACCGCCGCTCGACCTTGTCGGCGTCTGTCTTGTCGTCCATCGCCCCCATGTAGACCAGCTTCCGGTCTCGGTCGAAGACGTAGAACTCCGGCGTAAAAATCGCCCCGAAGTCCTTCGCGATCTTCTGGGATTCGTCGTACAGGTAGTGAAAGGCGAACTTCTTCGCCTTCACCCGCTCGGTGAGGGCGTCGAGCTGGTCCTCCGGCACGCGGTTCACGCAGACCGGAACGATCGCCACCCGGCCCTCCCCAGCATAGCGTTCGGCCAGAGCCTGGATCCGCCCCTCGTAATCGGTTGCCGTCGGGCAGCTCACACAGGTGAAGACCACCACGATAACGTCCCGGTCCTTCAGGTCCGCCAGACCGTGCGATTTGCCATCAGTCCCCGGCAGTTCGGCCCAGACCGGAGCGGGATCGCCGATGCTGAGCACCTCGTTGTACTCACCTGCGTTCCCGGAGCCGGCAGCCAGCAGACAGGCCGCGACCGCAGCAAACAGATGGCGAAAATTGAGCATTCCAGGCATCTCCGATAGCCAGTCCGCGACATTGATTCAAGCCGCGTCAGGAGTTACATCAACTGGACTCTCTGATAAAACCGGATCGGAACATTGATTGCAAGAGGCGACTGGGGCATTTCCGACCCCGATCTGGCGATCTTGTCCGAAAGTTCACGGCCCGGACGAAAAACTGGGATTGCGGAACTTGCCGGGCATGGTACTTTATTCTCTGATTTCCGGCTGAGCCGCGGCGCTCAACGAGTGCGCGCCGCAGGGACTGTTCACCCGCCCAGATGCCCACCTGCTCCCGCAAATTCCGCCAAAAATTTACCGCCGATCTGTTTCCATTTTGAGTCCTGGTTCGGAACCAGTCAGGGATTGTGTTTTCATGGCTCGCCGTAACGACATCCGTAACATCGCCATCATCGCACACGTTGATCATGGAAAGACGACGCTGGTCGACTGCCTCATCAAGTCCAGCGGCCAGTTCCGCGACTCGCAGGTGCAGCAGGACTGTATCCTCGACTCCAACGATCTGGAACGCGAACGCGGCATCACCATCCTCGCCAAGAACATCGCGCTCAACTACAACGGCACGAAGATCAACATCATCGACACGCCCGGCCACGCCGACTTCGGCGGCGAAGTCGAACGCGTGCTGAGCATGGCCGACGGCGCCATCGTCCTGGTCGACGCCTTCGAAGGCCCCCGTCCGCAGACCCGCTTCGTGCTCAAGAAGGCCCTCGAACTCGGGCTGCAGCCGGTCGTGGTCGTCAACAAGATCGACCGCCCCGATGCCCGTCCTCAAGACGTGCTGTCGGAAACCTTCGACCTCTTCGTCGAACTGGGCGCCGACGACAAGACCCTCGACTTCCCCTACATCTTCGCCAGCGGCCGGGCCGGCTTCGCCACCCACGACCCCGAAGTCAACACCGGGACCATCCAGCCGCTGCTCGACATGATCATCGAGCAGGTGCCGGGGCCGGAAGTCAATGAAGACGGCCCGCTCCAGATGATGGTCACCTCGCTGTCCTACTCCGAATTCGTCGGCCGCATCGCCACCGGCCGCATCGCCAGCGGTTCGGTCAAGCCCGGCCA harbors:
- a CDS encoding DUF3368 domain-containing protein, which produces MPPLVVSDTSPLRALVFLGRMDILESMFEQIYVPPAVVTECRSGRSPFLFDVSSYEFVEVIAPSNSERVAELKLRLDAGEAEAIAVAEELGIRSLLIDEHRGRMEVEHLGLHAIGTVGLLINAKQNNLVTAVRPLLSRLREELNFYLSEQFIEQALKAIGEA
- a CDS encoding thioredoxin family protein, producing the protein MLNFRHLFAAVAACLLAAGSGNAGEYNEVLSIGDPAPVWAELPGTDGKSHGLADLKDRDVIVVVFTCVSCPTATDYEGRIQALAERYAGEGRVAIVPVCVNRVPEDQLDALTERVKAKKFAFHYLYDESQKIAKDFGAIFTPEFYVFDRDRKLVYMGAMDDKTDADKVERRYVEEAIAAALAGRKPEVTETIARGCRVRYARERRGR
- a CDS encoding UPF0175 family protein, which encodes MPLTITDEELQAAGVSAEEARLELACRLFQAGKLDLWPTAQLAGLTRVQMEEALHDRKIPIYTITYEELQKELRVLDQMRADRAAACGQ
- a CDS encoding EboA domain-containing protein; the protein is MTVAFDVSELADVLWGWIRPRIPEAAWTWLQERRTAVASGDRKSLYLAFGLTPRKTGKDDLALTESELEQALSARPGWHPTGWTVDQAARLALLLSLPEMEAAEYVGTLDQLFATGEVHELLALYQGLGLYPHQADFQLRCAEGIRSNIRGVFLAIAHGNPYPAEQLGEDPWNQLILKCLFVGTTLEPVVGIDQRSNPALARMLTDFAHERWAAKRPVSPELWRCVGPHADDGMLADLRKVLTTGSEVERHAAALALASCPRPEAAQILKEAPELEEGVRNGAITWSKVAAQVA
- a CDS encoding DUF1501 domain-containing protein produces the protein MSLKSTRREFLSVLGAASAVTLGVGRAPQWLHAAAEQAAAGPDQRVLVLVQLAGGNDGLNTVVPYASDDYHRARPGIGIGKGAVLKLDDEFGLHPSLTGLKELHDAGKLSIVQGVGYPQPDRSHFRSMDIWHSAQPENPTPQDGWLGRTLEWQLQHHPERAEGLALGMERLPLLLVSRQVNVPVLKRLEDYHLNDPQLPSGLQGKLKSARDEILSTTGAQPGGELDFLRKSLRTAVTSSERLKSLSAGYSPAKEYPATHLANQLKLVAQMIGAGLPPRIYLVGLDGFDTHSQQQPGHAALLGELGNAIAAFHADLTGHGLADRVLLSTFSEFGRRVKENGSLGTDHGAASSLFVVSPTGTPGFCGKFPSLTDLDDGDQKFTTDFRRVYATLLDKWLGVRSAEILGGEYEPLPFA
- a CDS encoding DUF1800 domain-containing protein, with the translated sequence MPSLAPPQGMLAPVADSTRWTLADAAHTLRRLQFGYSPDQLKQAVAAGRQATLDRLLSPQPESAEFQEVDGVLRTTAVATGNLSDLQVWWLYRMVHSANPLTEKLTLLWHNHFATSQEKVRSVSLMLRQNDLQRSEASGSFAKLLRGMARDPAMLVWLDGEANRRRHPNENFAREVMELFSLGVGNYSEKDIQEAARAFSGWQLRDGEFWFNDNQHDPRPKTIFGETGMFDGNSVVELCLKQPACARYLAFKLLRTFVMPEPGEAEITAVAERLRLHGLVIGPVMNELARSQLFYDARHRRSLIKSPLDFVLGMTHSLLEAVRWQPVAQTLAELGQSLFAPPSVKGWDGQRLWITSSTLILRANAATDVATSGRFGVLTDAVRGQLAQPDSAVAFLQSIVLGGEADAETVAQIRTMTQTGDSQAGQAALQLALQSPEYQLM
- a CDS encoding TatD family hydrolase produces the protein MRFIDPHIHMVSRTTDDYEAMAAQGVVAVIEPAFWQGQPRTEVGTFKDYFSMLVGFERFRAAQFGIRHYCTMGLNSKEANNEPLAEQVMDLLPLFCTKEGVVAIGEIGYDDQTPTEEKFFRLQLELAKEVGLPVLIHTPHRNKKQGTFRSMDVIEEHNIQPHMVVIDHNNEETCKEVLDRGYWCGFTIYPKTKMGNERMVEVVRQYGSERVIIDSSADWGVSDSLAVPKTARLMLERGIAAPDVELVCYKNAIAVYAQSGQFSEDDWLNPPPVDQRSLFEGNSVLRGGQTPKIEEPDKEEGIIR